From the Musa acuminata AAA Group cultivar baxijiao chromosome BXJ3-7, Cavendish_Baxijiao_AAA, whole genome shotgun sequence genome, one window contains:
- the LOC103992718 gene encoding uncharacterized protein LOC103992718, producing MGNCTVKGTMVSCSVKGATVSFTVPETTKEGKLEAAGRIRDIASAEPPATRKASGSASRHRNYQGTETFKNLEVLPSPEKGVWRVRMAISSEQLAEILSEQANTEAMIERMRTYASTAEAAQKQPKSKRAADWMSQHCEDVFAC from the coding sequence ATGGGGAACTGCACTGTGAAGGGTACAATGGTGAGCTGCTCCGTGAAGGGCGCCACCGTGAGCTTCACCGTCCCGGAAACCACCAAAGAAGGGAAGCTCGAGGCTGCCGGAAGGATCAGGGACATAGCCTCCGCAGAGCCACCGGCCACGCGCAAAGCCAGCGGAAGCGCAAGTCGACACAGGAACTACCAGGGGACAGAAACCTTCAAGAACCTGGAAGTCTTGCCGTCGCCGGAGAAGGGCGTGTGGAGAGTGAGGATGGCGATCAGCTCGGAGCAGCTGGCGGAGATATTGTCAGAGCAGGCGAACACGGAGGCCATGATCGAGAGGATGAGGACGTACGCAAGCACGGCTGAGGCAGCGCAGAAGCAACCCAAGAGCAAGAGAGCGGCAGATTGGATGAGTCAACACTGCGAGGATGTGTTTGCCTGTTAG
- the LOC135643449 gene encoding auxin response factor 18-like isoform X2 yields the protein MLKKGDTLYEELWRACAGPLVEIPRVDERVFYFPQGHLEQLEVSTDQELNQQIPLFNLPPKILCRVVNVTLKAEPDTDEVYAQITLIPESDQNEPTSPDPCVLETPRPVVHSFCKILTASDTSTHGGFSVLRRHATECLPPLDVSQQTPSQELVAEDLHSLEWRFKHIFRGQPRRHLLTTGWSTFVASKRLVAGDAFILMRGENDELRVGVRRLARCQNTLPTSVMSSHSMHVGVLATASHAISTHTLFMVYYKPRCNQFIVSLNKYLEATKNEFAVGMRFKMKFEGEDVPEKSFTGTVIGIGDISSQWPGSKWRSLKVHWDEASSIQKPEKISPWDVEPFGQPISASGDPQAAFSKKRARSPLGLPGTEPSSTFRHPVEDQMFDLRPPNSIGARSSETRFLWSPRQTESINFNYLNIPRPCNRGLLDGWSKDSSSLPHVTPKRLEDAVGDAEATLPSWGLALTPITEEPSLDLECKIENEKKPKSSGCYRLFGIDLVSPSTGISSTALSGDHACISSATTEDPVAATALTEDLDEQSGVSKASKETKQVLQASPKEIQSKQNIAARSCTKLAEL from the exons ATGCTGAAGAAAG GTGATACGCTGTACGAAGAGCTGTGGAGGGCGTGCGCGGGACCTCTGGTGGAGATTCCCCGGGTGGATGAGAGGGTGTTCTACTTCCCCCAAGGTCATCTGGAGCag TTGGAGGTTTCGACAGATCAGGAGTTGAACCAGCAGATTCCGCTGTTCAACCTTCCTCCCAAAATTCTATGCCGCGTTGTCAATGTTACTCTAAAG GCCGAACCCGACACTGACGAAGTCTATGCTCAAATCACTCTGATTCCTGAGTCAGAC CAAAACGAGCCTACCAGTCCTGATCCATGTGTTCTGGAGACGCCGAGACCGGTGGTTCATTCCTTCTGTAAGATATTGACAGCTTCTGATACAAGCACCCATGGTGGCTTCTCGGTTCTTCGTAGACATGCCACCGAATGTCTTCCTCCTCTA GATGTATCACAACAAACCCCCTCACAAGAATTGGTTGCCGAGGATTTGCACAGTTTGGAATGGCGATTTAAACACATATTCAGAG GTCAACCACGGCGACATTTGCTCACAACAGGATGGAGTACATTTGTAGCATCAAAGAGATTAGTCGCTGGTGATGCATTCATCTTAATGAG AGGGGAGAATGATGAACTGCGGGTTGGAGTGAGGAGACTCGCCCGCTGCCAAAACACTCTGCCAACATCTGTGATGTCTAGTCATAGCATGCATGTTGGAGTACTTGCCACTGCATCACATGCCATTTCAACTCATACACTTTTCATGGTGTACTACAAGCCTAG GTGTAATCAGTTCATTGTTAGTCTCAACAAGTATCTGGAGGCAACTAAAAATGAATTTGCAGTTGGGATGAGATTCAAGATGAAATTTGAGGGAGAAGATGTTCCAGAGAAAAG TTTCACCGGTACTGTAATTGGAATTGGAGACATTTCTTCACAGTGGCCAGGTTCAAAGTGGAGATCATTAAAG GTGCATTGGGATGAAGCATCTAGCATTCAGAAACCAGAGAAGATCTCTCCATGGGATGTTGAGCCTTTCGGTCAACCCATCTCTGCTTCTGGTGATCCTCAGGCAGCCTTTTCCAAGAAGAGAGCTCGGTCACCCTTGGGCCTCCCTGGCACTG AACCTAGTTCAACTTTTAGGCATCCTGTTGAGGACCAGATGTTCGACCTAAGACCACCGAACAGCATCGGCGCTAGGAGCTCAGAGACTCGATTTCTCTGGTCACCTAGGCAGACAGAGAGCATCAACTTCAATTATTTAAATATTCCCAGGCCATGCAACAGAGGATTGTTGGATGGCTGGTCGAAAGACTCATCTTCACTGCCACATGTTACGCCCAAGCGTTTGGAGGATGCTGTTGGTGATGCAGAGGCCACTCTCCCTTCCTGGGGGCTTGCCTTGACTCCTATAACTGAAGAACCATCATTGGATTTGGAATGCAAGATTGAGAATGAGAAGAAGCCTAAGAGTAGCGGTTGTTACCGGTTGTTTGGGATTGACTTAGTCAGTCCTTCCACTGGCATATCTTCAACCGCGTTATCAGGTGACCATGCGTGCATATCAAGTGCCACAACTGAGGATCCTGTTGCTGCCACCGCTTTGACCGAGGACTTGGATGAGCAGTCTGGAGTTTCAAAAGCTTCAAAAGAGACAAAACAAGTGCTGCAGGCATCTCCAAAGGAGATTCAGAGCAAACAAAACATTGCTGCCAGAAGCTGTACCAAG TTGGCCGAGCTGTAG
- the LOC135643449 gene encoding auxin response factor 18-like isoform X1, with protein sequence MLKKGDTLYEELWRACAGPLVEIPRVDERVFYFPQGHLEQLEVSTDQELNQQIPLFNLPPKILCRVVNVTLKAEPDTDEVYAQITLIPESDQNEPTSPDPCVLETPRPVVHSFCKILTASDTSTHGGFSVLRRHATECLPPLDVSQQTPSQELVAEDLHSLEWRFKHIFRGQPRRHLLTTGWSTFVASKRLVAGDAFILMRGENDELRVGVRRLARCQNTLPTSVMSSHSMHVGVLATASHAISTHTLFMVYYKPRCNQFIVSLNKYLEATKNEFAVGMRFKMKFEGEDVPEKSFTGTVIGIGDISSQWPGSKWRSLKVHWDEASSIQKPEKISPWDVEPFGQPISASGDPQAAFSKKRARSPLGLPGTEPSSTFRHPVEDQMFDLRPPNSIGARSSETRFLWSPRQTESINFNYLNIPRPCNRGLLDGWSKDSSSLPHVTPKRLEDAVGDAEATLPSWGLALTPITEEPSLDLECKIENEKKPKSSGCYRLFGIDLVSPSTGISSTALSGDHACISSATTEDPVAATALTEDLDEQSGVSKASKETKQVLQASPKEIQSKQNIAARSCTKVHMQGIAVGRAVDLANLKGYDELFLELEQMFEIKGELRCRDKWEVVFTDDEGDMMLVGDYPWPEFCEVARKILIYPSEDVKRVEPENKLPATSST encoded by the exons ATGCTGAAGAAAG GTGATACGCTGTACGAAGAGCTGTGGAGGGCGTGCGCGGGACCTCTGGTGGAGATTCCCCGGGTGGATGAGAGGGTGTTCTACTTCCCCCAAGGTCATCTGGAGCag TTGGAGGTTTCGACAGATCAGGAGTTGAACCAGCAGATTCCGCTGTTCAACCTTCCTCCCAAAATTCTATGCCGCGTTGTCAATGTTACTCTAAAG GCCGAACCCGACACTGACGAAGTCTATGCTCAAATCACTCTGATTCCTGAGTCAGAC CAAAACGAGCCTACCAGTCCTGATCCATGTGTTCTGGAGACGCCGAGACCGGTGGTTCATTCCTTCTGTAAGATATTGACAGCTTCTGATACAAGCACCCATGGTGGCTTCTCGGTTCTTCGTAGACATGCCACCGAATGTCTTCCTCCTCTA GATGTATCACAACAAACCCCCTCACAAGAATTGGTTGCCGAGGATTTGCACAGTTTGGAATGGCGATTTAAACACATATTCAGAG GTCAACCACGGCGACATTTGCTCACAACAGGATGGAGTACATTTGTAGCATCAAAGAGATTAGTCGCTGGTGATGCATTCATCTTAATGAG AGGGGAGAATGATGAACTGCGGGTTGGAGTGAGGAGACTCGCCCGCTGCCAAAACACTCTGCCAACATCTGTGATGTCTAGTCATAGCATGCATGTTGGAGTACTTGCCACTGCATCACATGCCATTTCAACTCATACACTTTTCATGGTGTACTACAAGCCTAG GTGTAATCAGTTCATTGTTAGTCTCAACAAGTATCTGGAGGCAACTAAAAATGAATTTGCAGTTGGGATGAGATTCAAGATGAAATTTGAGGGAGAAGATGTTCCAGAGAAAAG TTTCACCGGTACTGTAATTGGAATTGGAGACATTTCTTCACAGTGGCCAGGTTCAAAGTGGAGATCATTAAAG GTGCATTGGGATGAAGCATCTAGCATTCAGAAACCAGAGAAGATCTCTCCATGGGATGTTGAGCCTTTCGGTCAACCCATCTCTGCTTCTGGTGATCCTCAGGCAGCCTTTTCCAAGAAGAGAGCTCGGTCACCCTTGGGCCTCCCTGGCACTG AACCTAGTTCAACTTTTAGGCATCCTGTTGAGGACCAGATGTTCGACCTAAGACCACCGAACAGCATCGGCGCTAGGAGCTCAGAGACTCGATTTCTCTGGTCACCTAGGCAGACAGAGAGCATCAACTTCAATTATTTAAATATTCCCAGGCCATGCAACAGAGGATTGTTGGATGGCTGGTCGAAAGACTCATCTTCACTGCCACATGTTACGCCCAAGCGTTTGGAGGATGCTGTTGGTGATGCAGAGGCCACTCTCCCTTCCTGGGGGCTTGCCTTGACTCCTATAACTGAAGAACCATCATTGGATTTGGAATGCAAGATTGAGAATGAGAAGAAGCCTAAGAGTAGCGGTTGTTACCGGTTGTTTGGGATTGACTTAGTCAGTCCTTCCACTGGCATATCTTCAACCGCGTTATCAGGTGACCATGCGTGCATATCAAGTGCCACAACTGAGGATCCTGTTGCTGCCACCGCTTTGACCGAGGACTTGGATGAGCAGTCTGGAGTTTCAAAAGCTTCAAAAGAGACAAAACAAGTGCTGCAGGCATCTCCAAAGGAGATTCAGAGCAAACAAAACATTGCTGCCAGAAGCTGTACCAAG GTTCACATGCAAGGAATTGCAGTTGGCCGAGCTGTAGACTTGGCAAACCTAAAAGGTTACGATGAATTGTTCCTAGAGCTAGAACAGATGTTTGAGATCAAAGGAGAGCTTCGCTGTCGCGACAAATGGGAGGTTGTCTTTACCGATGATGAAGGGGATATGATGCTGGTCGGCGACTATCCATGGCC GGAATTTTGCGAAGTAGCAAGGAAGATACTCATCTATCCAAGTGAAGATGTGAAGAGGGTGGAGCCTGAGAACAAGTTACCTGCCACTTCTTCCACATAG
- the LOC103992721 gene encoding uncharacterized protein LOC103992721, translating into MGRVMEKLKIFVVKEPVVAASCLIAGVGLFLPAVVRPILDSFETAKQVPQPALSDVVAGVTGKRRD; encoded by the exons ATGGGGCGGGTGATGGAGAAGCTGAAGATATTCGTGGTGAAGGAGCCCGTCGTCGCCGCCTCTTGCCTCATCGCTGGCGTCG GTCTCTTCCTTCCTGCTGTAGTTAGGCCTATCTTGGATTCCTTTGAGACAGCCAAGCAGGTCCCACAACCTGCTCTTTCTGAT GTGGTAGCTGGTGTGACTGGCAAGAGAAGAGACTAA
- the LOC103992722 gene encoding uncharacterized protein LOC103992722, protein MPYCDLSSNGIRIFYRRCGHGSTKVLLIIGLAGTHDSWGPQIKGLTGAVEPNDEEAPPTETVGGESNTLGEEVREGDGIEVCCFDNRGVGRSSVPTEKSDYTTTIMAEDALALLDHLGWKKAHVFGHSMGAMIACKLAAMAPDRICSLALLSVTGGGFECFPKIDLQMLSLAFRFLRAKTPEQRAMVDLETHYTKEYLDECVGSRTRRDILYQDYVKAISSSGMQSNYGFEGQLNACWMHNMTSKELETIRSSGVLVSIIHGRDDIIAQLDHARRLAKKLQPVARMVELHGAHLVSHERPEEVNVALMELIKASKSKLEPEEWSQLAESESGCLVLKMHPPLNNRNKDEASSLIMYKLLGKLQLRFL, encoded by the exons ATGCCTTACTGCGACCTAAGCAGCAATGGCATCAGGATTTTCTACAGGAGATGCGGACATGGGAGTACCAAAGTCCTCCTCATCATCG GATTGGCGGGGACGCACGATTCCTGGGGACCGCAGATAAAGGGGCTGACGGGAGCTGTGGAACCCAATGATGAGGAGGCGCCGCCGACGGAGACTGTCGGCGGGGAATCCAATACCCTCGGTGAGGAGGTCCGGGAAGGGGACGGGATCGAGGTGTGCTGCTTCGACAACCGCGGGGTGGGTCGGAGTTCCGTCCCCACCGAGAAATCGGATTACAC AACAACTATCATGGCTGAAGACGCCCTGGCTCTATTGGACCATCTAGGCTGGAAAAAAGCTCATGTTTTTGGTCACTCAATGG GAGCGATGATTGCTTGCAAATTGGCAGCCATGGCACCTGATAGGATATGCTCCTTGGCTTTGCTCAGTGTGACTGGAGGTGGCTTCGAATGCTTCCCTAAG ATTGATCTCCAGATGCTATCGCTGGCATTTCGATTCTTGAGAGCAAAGACCCCAGAACAACGCGCTATGGTGGACTTAGAAACCCATTACACCAAG GAATACCTTGATGAATGTGTTGGATCTCGGACAAGAAGGGATATTCTCTATCAA GATTATGTAAAAGCAATATCATCAAGTGGAATGCAATCTAACTATGGTTTTGAAGGCCAACTTAATGCCTGCTGGATGCATAATATGACTTCAAAAGAACTTGAGACAATTCGTTCATCAGGGGTTCTTGTTTCAATCATCCATGGCAG GGATGACATCATTGCTCAATTGGATCATGCAAGGAGGCTTGCAAAGAAGCTGCAACCTGTTGCAAGAATGGTAGAGCTTCACGGCGCACATCTAGTGAGCCATGAGAGGCCAGAAGAG GTTAATGTTGCCCTTATGGAGCTAataaaggcttcaaagtcaaagctaGAACCAGAAGAATGGTCACAATTGGCTGAGAGTGAGTCAG GTTGTCTTGTCTTGAAGATGCATCCACCACTGAACAACAGGAACAAAGATGAAGCAAGTTCTCTAATCATGTATAAATTACTAGGAAAACTACAGCTTAGATTCCTTTAA